In Lapillicoccus jejuensis, the DNA window GACGGGTAGAGCTCATCGGTGATCGACTCCCTTCGCCGGTGCTAACCGGAGCAGGTTCGAGGGTCTGCGGTCGGACCGCACTCTCAGCGCTCGGAGGCGCTCCCCTGTCGTGGGTGGTGGTGAGCCGACTGTAACCCGCCAGGTGTGAAAGGGTCGAGCCAGCGGGTACGACGACCCGCGAGCGCGCCTCCCGTGAGCCGCGCGACACGTCCCGAACCAGGAGGCAGTCATGGGTCCCACCGCGTGGAAGCTGCTCGGCACCGCCGCGGCCGTCGCCGCGGGCTCGGTCGCCAACAAGGTCGTCAGCGGCGTCTGGGAGAAGGCCGCCGGCAAGCCGGCGCCGAACGACCCGCTCAACACCGACGACGTGTCGTGGAAGGAGGCGCTGCTCTTCGCCGCGCTCTCCGGGCTCGTCATCCAGCTGACCCGGGTCGCCGCCCAGCGCAAGGCCGCGCAGATGTACCAGAAGCGCGCCGGTCACCTGCCGAAGGCCATCGCCGACCGGATCTGAGGTCGCGAGCCGGCGTCGGTGTCGACGTTCCTCGAAGATCGTCGAGGAACGGGGGCGGGCAGCCCGGATCCGGCGTCGTTGCTCGAAGCTCTTCGAGCCGGAACGCGCCGCTACTCCCGCACGCGGCCCACAGCGAGGACGTGCGGCGACAGGTCGCGCACCCGCGGTAGGTGCCCGAACCGACGAGCCAGCAGCGACGCCGCCTGGTGGGCCTCCTCGTCGACCTCGGCCAGCTGCTCGAAGGCGAACCCGTCCGGTCCCTCGACGGCGAACACCTCGACGTCGTCGAGCCCCGCGTCGGTCAGCTCGTCGGCCAGTTCCTGTGCGGTGTGGAAGTGTCCTCCCGGGAAGCGACCGAAAGCCGTCGGGTCGCCGCGCTCGAGCAGCGCGGTCCACTCGTGCGTCGACACCGGGGGCAGCCCCCGCGCGGTGAGCATCGAGGTGAGGCGGGCGAGGCGGGGGATGGCGGCGGCGACCACCCAGCCGCCGGGGCGCACGACGCGGGCCGCCTCGCGCAGCGCCGTCAGCCGGTCGGCGCGCGAGGCCAGGTGGTAGAGCGGGCCGAGCAGCAGCGCCGCGTCCGCCCAGTCGTCCTCGACCTCGAGCCGACGCGCGTCGCCGACCACGGCCCGGAACGTCCCGACCCGTGCCGCCTGCGCCACCTGGGCCGGCACGGGGTCGACGAGGACGACGTCGTACCCGGCCGCCGCGAGAGCAGCCGCGTGCACCCCGGTCGCGCCCCCGACGTCGACGACGCGCGAGCCGGCGGGGATCAGCCCCCGCACGACCTCCTGCACCCGCTCGAGCTCTAGCCGCCCCTGCGCCGACCGCGTGGTCAGCCGCTCGGCCTCGACGAACTCGTCGGTGTAGTAGGCCTGCAGGCGCGCGTCCAGCTCCGGCTGCTCCACGACGACCGGCTCGCTCGGACCGTCAGGCCGTCGCGTGGTACGCGCGGTAGTTGGTCATCCGCACGACGGCGCCGCGACCGGTGCCGTGCAGGACCCTCACCCGCGGCCGGGGCACCAGGGTGTCGAGCGGGGCCAGGTCGGCCTGCCGGTCGTCGGTCGTGTGGACGGACGCCGACCCGGTCAGCTGCACCCAGCTCGTCGCCCCGGCGATGCTGTGCGCCCCCACACGCAGGTCGACGACGTCGATGTGCGCGACCATCCGGGCGCTCTTGGTCATGACGTTGAGGATCTGCACCGCGCCGTCGTCGGGCCGGGCGAACACCCGTGCCTCCGCGTCGAAGCGGAACGTCTCGAAGGGCGCCACCGTGTGCGCCACGCCGTCGACGTCGAGGGTCATCCCGCCTCCGTGGACCGGCATGACGGTCCGCTGCACGCCGTGGAAGGTCGACAGCTCGACCTCGTCGGTGACCTCGGCGACGCTGATCCGCCAGACGAAGTCGGGGCCGACGACGCCGAGCAGCCGGCGGGCCAGCTCACGGGTCGAGCCGTGGCCGTTGTTCCACGGCCGCGGCGCCTTGTCGGCGAACCGCTCGACGCCCAGCCGGTCGGTGGGGGTGCCGTTCACGAACGACCCCCGGGGAGGGCGGGCAGGGTCGCGGAAAGGGTCCGGGCGAGAGGCACACCAGGACGATAGGCCAGGTGCCGGTACGACGGTGCGTCGAGCACCGTCAGACCCGGCCTCGCCCCGACGGTGACCCGCCCGAGGTCGGGGCGGCGCAGCGCGGTCGCCCCACCGAGGGTCGCGGCCCGCACGGCCTCGGCCGGGGTCAGCCCCATCTCGCGGACGGCGAGGGCGATGACGAACGGCATCGACGACGAGCTGCACGTGCCCGGGTTGCAGTCGGTGGCGACGGCGATCGACACGCCGGCGTCGAGCAGCCCGCGCGCGTCCGGGTACGGCGAGCGGGTCGAGAACTCGACCCCGGGAAGCAGCGTGGCGACGGTGTCGCTGCCGGCGAGGGCGTCGACGTCCGCGTCGGTGAGGTAGGTGCAGTGGTCGACCGCGGCCGCGCCGAGCTCGACGGCCAGCCGCACCCCCGGCCCGGGGCCGAGCTGGCCGCCGTGGACGCGCAGCCCGAGCCCGGCGTCGCGGGCGGCCTCCAGCACGGTGCGCGACTCGTCGCCGTCGAAGGCGTGCGCGCTGCCCGGCTCGCAGAAGACGTCGGCCCAGCGGGCGTACGGCGTCGCGGCGGCCAGCATCGGGCCCGTCACCAGGGCGACGTACTCCTCGCGCCGACCGGCGTAGGCGGGCGGGACGACGTGCGCGCCGAGGAAGGTCACCTCGTCGGTGACCTCGGCGGCCAGCCGCAGCAGCCGCGTCTCAGCGGCGAGGTCGAGGCCGTAGCCCGACTTGATCTCGACCGCGCCCGTGCCCTGGGCGCGCAGCTCGGCGACGCGCACGGCGAGCAGCGCCCGCAGCTCGTCGTCGCCCGCCGCGGCGGTGGCGGCGACCGTGGTGGCGATCCCACCGCCGTCGTACGGCGTCCCGGCCATCCGGGCCTCGAACTCGGCCGCCCGGTCGCCGGCGAAGACGAGGTGGGTGTGGCTGTCGACGAAGGCCGGGAGGACCGCGCGGCCGTCGACGTCGAGGACCTCGTCGGCCGCCGGCGCGTCGGACGCGGCACCGACCCAGGCGACCGCCCCGTCGTCCTCGACGACGACGGCGGCGTCGGCGAGCAGCCCGAGCGGGTCGGTGCCGCTGGTGCGGGCCTCGTCGAGCGTCGTCAGCTCGCCGATGCCGGTGACGAGGAGGGTCACAGGTCGTCCCGCAGCAGGTCGAACGCGTCCCGGTAGAGCGGCCCGACGGGGCCGAGCCGGACGTGCTCGCCGCGGTCGACGACGACGTGGCCGCCGACGACGACGGTGTCGACGTCGGCGGCGGTGGCGCAGTACAGGATCTGCGCGGGCCGGGCGCCCATGGTGCGGACGGTGTCGTCGCGGACGGCGACGAAGTCGGCGAGCCGCCCGGGGGCGATGGCGCCGCCGTCCTCGACGCCGAGCGAGCGGTAGCCGTCGACCGAGGCCGCGTCGAGCAGCTCCTCGGGGCTGAACCGGCCGCGCTCGTTGGTGGCGAGGCGCTCGTGCATCTCGAGCCCGCGGATCTCCTCGAACGGGTCGATGACCGCGTGCTGGTCCGAGCCGAGGGTGAGGTGCGCGCCGGCGTCGGCGAGGGCGCGCGCCGGGCCGATCCCGTCCGCGAGGTCGCGCTCGGTCGTCGGGCAGAAGGAGGCCATCGTCTCCGCGTCGCCGAGCAGCGCGATGTCCCGCTCGGTGAGGTGGGTGGCGTGGACGGCGGTGAGCGTCGGGCGCAGCAGCCCGGCCTCGTCGAGCAGCTCGGTCGGCGTGCGCCCGTAGTGGACCGACGTCGCGACGTTCTCGGCCGGCTGCTCCGAGAGGTGCACGTGCACGGGCATGCCGGCGTCGACCGCGTCGACCGCTGTGGCGGCGGCGCGCAGATCCTCGCGGGGGACGGCGCGCACCGAGTGGACGGCGGCGCCGAGGGTCACCCCGGGCCTGCTCCCCAGGACCTCGCGGCGGCCGGCGAGCCGGGCGGCCCAGGCGTCGACGCTGCCGTCGGTGAAGCGCCGCTGCTCCTCCTCGAGGGGCACGTGCCCCTCGCCGGTGAGGCCGCCGGTGAGGTAGAGCGTGTCGAGCAGCGTCAGCCGGATCCCCGCGT includes these proteins:
- the hutI gene encoding imidazolonepropionase: MTLLVTGIGELTTLDEARTSGTDPLGLLADAAVVVEDDGAVAWVGAASDAPAADEVLDVDGRAVLPAFVDSHTHLVFAGDRAAEFEARMAGTPYDGGGIATTVAATAAAGDDELRALLAVRVAELRAQGTGAVEIKSGYGLDLAAETRLLRLAAEVTDEVTFLGAHVVPPAYAGRREEYVALVTGPMLAAATPYARWADVFCEPGSAHAFDGDESRTVLEAARDAGLGLRVHGGQLGPGPGVRLAVELGAAAVDHCTYLTDADVDALAGSDTVATLLPGVEFSTRSPYPDARGLLDAGVSIAVATDCNPGTCSSSSMPFVIALAVREMGLTPAEAVRAATLGGATALRRPDLGRVTVGARPGLTVLDAPSYRHLAYRPGVPLARTLSATLPALPGGRS
- a CDS encoding formimidoylglutamate deiminase; protein product: MSSTTYFAEHALLPAGAAVGVRVHVEGDRITEVSTNQHLHHDDVVLPGVLLPGLANTHSHAFHRALRGRSQGSHGSFWTWRQQMYDVALRLSPDTYLALARATYAEMVLSGMTAVGEFHYVHHTPVGRPYADPHAMGEALVHAASDAGIRLTLLDTLYLTGGLTGEGHVPLEEEQRRFTDGSVDAWAARLAGRREVLGSRPGVTLGAAVHSVRAVPREDLRAAATAVDAVDAGMPVHVHLSEQPAENVATSVHYGRTPTELLDEAGLLRPTLTAVHATHLTERDIALLGDAETMASFCPTTERDLADGIGPARALADAGAHLTLGSDQHAVIDPFEEIRGLEMHERLATNERGRFSPEELLDAASVDGYRSLGVEDGGAIAPGRLADFVAVRDDTVRTMGARPAQILYCATAADVDTVVVGGHVVVDRGEHVRLGPVGPLYRDAFDLLRDDL
- a CDS encoding HutD/Ves family protein, translating into MNGTPTDRLGVERFADKAPRPWNNGHGSTRELARRLLGVVGPDFVWRISVAEVTDEVELSTFHGVQRTVMPVHGGGMTLDVDGVAHTVAPFETFRFDAEARVFARPDDGAVQILNVMTKSARMVAHIDVVDLRVGAHSIAGATSWVQLTGSASVHTTDDRQADLAPLDTLVPRPRVRVLHGTGRGAVVRMTNYRAYHATA
- a CDS encoding class I SAM-dependent methyltransferase, encoding MEQPELDARLQAYYTDEFVEAERLTTRSAQGRLELERVQEVVRGLIPAGSRVVDVGGATGVHAAALAAAGYDVVLVDPVPAQVAQAARVGTFRAVVGDARRLEVEDDWADAALLLGPLYHLASRADRLTALREAARVVRPGGWVVAAAIPRLARLTSMLTARGLPPVSTHEWTALLERGDPTAFGRFPGGHFHTAQELADELTDAGLDDVEVFAVEGPDGFAFEQLAEVDEEAHQAASLLARRFGHLPRVRDLSPHVLAVGRVRE
- a CDS encoding DUF4235 domain-containing protein yields the protein MGPTAWKLLGTAAAVAAGSVANKVVSGVWEKAAGKPAPNDPLNTDDVSWKEALLFAALSGLVIQLTRVAAQRKAAQMYQKRAGHLPKAIADRI